A section of the Telopea speciosissima isolate NSW1024214 ecotype Mountain lineage chromosome 3, Tspe_v1, whole genome shotgun sequence genome encodes:
- the LOC122654851 gene encoding protein FAR1-RELATED SEQUENCE 5-like, with product MDNPMTSPVEASGQDDYVNYKPRIGMTFISEIDAYDFYNRYGGIVGFSIRRDYGHRLKEDRTIIKQRRFVCCKQGHRKKDKRYVNTTMPRAETRTDCPARMGISRLANGQYECRDFFDDHNHLLHTPATSPLMRSQRTIGLANDTGSRPNTTFGLMGMQAGGSENLGYTKGDLRNYLRTKRQRGLAYGEAGSLLAYFENQARLNPSFTYSLQLDNEEQITNIFWADPRMIIDYSIFGDVVIFDTTFCTNKEYRPFGVFSGFNHHRGVIIFGAALLYDETTESFKWLFETFLEVHGQKNPITIFTDQDVAMAKAIVEVLPKTWHGLCIWHIMQNGIKHHGNLMKNGSPFLKDLNKCIFHYQDVEEFENAWKKLHDEYQLENTSWLDQIYEIKEKWARCYMKYTFTLGVRSTQLSESINSDLKKYLRSSLDLVQFFKYFERVVEDKRTNELKAEFEARNTFLESMSSKNFVLRQAGKVYTPYIFKQFLEEYEWMAACVIKSRKGDDIFCEYVVGLVDEEMNFVEGEYVVLYKPSEHLIECSCKKFETFGILCCHALKVIDVLDLKCIPDKYILRRWTRTARNIVVEDSKGKQVVEDVHLNCTHRFRFLGHIFLELAIQASNSETGFEMAKSCAYVMGQQLAALDLDSPNTEASVNCFDVNTELVLKKKKVWKGEFVKSLIYGSFFYVNFSVYGGFNHSLYPLMQSGTFGEAET from the coding sequence ATGGACAATCCAATGACTTCGCCGGTTGAAGCCAGTGGTCAAGATGATTATGTTAATTATAAGCCTCGGATCGGCATGACGTTCATATCGGAGATTGATGCATATGATTTTTACAATCGGTATGGAGGAATAGTTGGTTTTAGTATTAGAAGAGATTATGGACATAGGTTAAAGGAAGATAGGACAATCATAAAACAAAGGAGATTTGTATGTTGTAAACAAGGACATCGAAAAAAGGACAAGAGATATGTTAACACGACCATGCCTCGTGCGGAAACCAGAACCGATTGTCCTGCAAGAATGGGAATTTCTAGATTGGCTAATGGACAGTACGAATGCCGTGATTTTTTTGATGATCATAATCATTTACTTCATACACCAGCTACTAGTCCTTTGATGCGGTCTCAGCGTACTATAGGTTTGGCTAATGATACCGGTAGCAGGCCCAATACCACTTTTGGTTTAATGGGTATGCAAGCAGGGGGAAGTGAAAACCTCGGTTACACCAAGGGAGATCTTAGGAATTATCTTCGAACTAAACGTCAGCGTGGTTTAGCCTATGGTGAAGCTGGTAGTTTGTTAGCATATTTTGAAAACCAAGCAAGGCTGAACCCATCTTTTACATACTCTTTGCAGTTGGATAATGAAGAACAGATAACAAATATATTTTGGGCAGATCCTAGGATGATCATTGATTATTCAATTTTTGGTGATGTTGTTATCTTTGACACTACATtttgcacaaacaaagagtaCAGGCCGTTTGGTGTTTTTTCGGGATTCAACCATCATAGAGGTGTAATCATATTTGGAGCAGCCCTTCTATATGATGAGACGACTGAATCTTTCAAATGGTTGTTTGAGACATTCTTGGAGGTTCATGGGCAAAAGAATCCCATTACCATTTTTACTGATCAAGATGTTGCAATGGCAAAGGCAATAGTTGAGGTATTACCTAAGACATGGCATGGATTGTGTATCTGGCATATAATGCAAAATGGGATAAAACATCATGGTAATCTGATGAAGAATGGGTCACCTTTTCTTAAGGATTTGAATAAATGCATATTTCATTATCAAGATGTAGAGGAATTTGAGAATGCTTGGAAAAAATTGCATGATGAATACCAACTTGAGAATACATCATGGTTAGACcagatttatgaaattaaagAGAAATGGGCACGATGTTATATGAAATACACTTTCACATTAGGTGTGAGGAGCACACAACTAAGTGAAAGTATTAACAGTGATTTGAAAAAGTATTTAAGATCCAGTTTAGATCTTGTGcaattttttaagtattttgaACGGGTTGTGGAAGATAAACGTACCAATGAATTGAAGGCTGAGTTTGAAGCAAGAAATACGTTTCTTGAGAGCATGAGTTCCAAAAACTTTGTATTGAGACAAGCAGGAAAAGTTTACACCCCTTATATATTTAAACAATTTCTAGAGGAGTATGAATGGATGGCTGCTTGTGTCATAAAATCTCGTAAGGGGGATGATATCTTCTGTGAGTATGTGGTTGGATtggttgatgaggaaatgaACTTTGTGGAAGGGGAATATGTGGTCTTGTATAAGCCATCTGAGCATTTGATAGAATGTAGTTGCAAAAAATTTGAGACATTTGGCATCCTTTGTTGTCATGCTTTGAAAGTCATTGATGTACTAGATTTGAAGTGTATTCCTGATAAGTATATTTTAAGGAGATGGACACGGACAGCAAGAAACATTGTGGTGGAGGACAGTAAAGGTAAACAAGTTGTTGAAGATGTTCATTTGAATTGCACACATCGTTTTAGGTTTCTTGGTCATATATTTCTTGAGCTAGCAATCCAAGCATCTAACTCAGAAACTGGTTTTGAGATGGCCAAAAGTTGTGCCTATGTTATGGGTCAACAACTTGCAGCATTGGATCTTGATAGTCCCAATACAGAAGCTTCAGTTAACTGTTTTGATGTCAACACTGAATTAGtgctcaaaaagaaaaaagtttggAAAGGTGAATTTGTGAAAAGCCTCATTTATGgttcatttttttatgttaatttttctGTGTATGGAGGCTTTAACCATTCTTTGTATCCATTGATGCAGAGTGGAACTTTTGGTGAGGCTGAGACATAA